The following coding sequences are from one Segnochrobactrum spirostomi window:
- the gvpA gene encoding gas vesicle structural protein GvpA, giving the protein MAVEKINASSSLAEVVDRILDKGVVVDAWVRVSLVGIELLAIEARVVVAGVDTYLKYAEAVGLTAGAQAA; this is encoded by the coding sequence ATGGCCGTTGAAAAGATCAACGCTTCGAGCAGCCTCGCTGAAGTCGTGGACCGTATCCTCGACAAGGGCGTGGTTGTGGATGCTTGGGTTCGCGTGTCGCTCGTCGGCATCGAGCTGCTCGCGATCGAAGCCCGCGTCGTCGTCGCCGGCGTCGATACCTACCTGAAGTACGCCGAGGCCGTCGGCCTCACGGCGGGCGCTCAGGCGGCCTGA
- the gvpN gene encoding gas vesicle protein GvpN, with amino-acid sequence MSLLSADARRAADLAEDEEAPLVRWTLDERRGSTTLVPKPRADFVETEQVRELTRRGLGFLKAGYSLHFRGPAGTGKTTLALHVAAQLGRPVIVVTGDNELGTADLVGSQRGYHYRKVVDQFIHNVTKFEETANQRWTDHRLTTACREGYTLVYDEFTRSRPETHNVLLSVLEERILFLPAQSKEESYIRVHPDFRAIFTSNPQEYAGVHSSQDALADRLATIDVGYPDRAMELAVTMARTGLSQAAAARIIDLVRSFRASGDYQQTPTLRTSLMIARVSAQEGYRVAADDPHFIQLCLDVLEARIFTGARIEGEERHQRREVLLALIATHCPAAPTRARRSPKARNEGDRS; translated from the coding sequence ATGTCTCTCCTCTCCGCCGATGCTCGGCGTGCCGCGGACCTCGCGGAAGACGAAGAAGCGCCGCTGGTGCGCTGGACGCTCGACGAACGGCGCGGTTCCACGACCCTGGTGCCGAAGCCGCGAGCGGATTTCGTCGAGACGGAGCAGGTCCGTGAGCTGACCCGCCGCGGCCTCGGCTTCCTCAAGGCCGGCTATTCCCTGCATTTCCGCGGCCCCGCCGGCACCGGCAAGACGACGCTTGCGCTCCATGTCGCCGCCCAGCTCGGCCGTCCCGTGATCGTGGTGACGGGCGACAACGAGCTCGGCACGGCCGACCTCGTCGGCTCGCAGCGCGGCTATCATTATCGAAAAGTCGTCGATCAGTTCATCCACAACGTGACGAAGTTCGAAGAGACGGCGAACCAGCGCTGGACCGACCATCGCCTGACCACCGCCTGCCGCGAGGGGTACACCCTCGTCTATGACGAATTCACGCGCTCGCGGCCCGAGACGCACAATGTTCTTCTGAGCGTGCTCGAAGAGCGCATTCTCTTCTTGCCGGCGCAGTCCAAGGAAGAATCCTATATCCGCGTTCACCCGGACTTCCGCGCGATCTTCACAAGCAACCCGCAGGAATATGCCGGCGTCCACTCGAGCCAGGATGCCCTCGCGGACCGGCTCGCGACCATCGACGTCGGTTATCCCGACCGTGCCATGGAGCTCGCCGTCACCATGGCGCGCACAGGCCTGTCGCAGGCGGCCGCCGCCCGGATCATCGATCTCGTCCGCAGCTTCCGCGCCTCCGGCGACTATCAGCAGACCCCGACACTGCGCACGAGCCTGATGATCGCCCGGGTCTCGGCCCAGGAAGGCTACCGCGTCGCGGCAGACGACCCCCACTTCATACAGCTCTGCCTCGACGTGCTCGAAGCGCGGATCTTCACCGGCGCTCGGATCGAAGGCGAGGAACGCCACCAGCGCCGCGAGGTGCTGCTCGCCCTCATCGCGACCCATTGCCCGGCCGCGCCGACCCGCGCCCGGCGGTCTCCGAAGGCCCGCAACGAGGGGGATCGGTCGTGA